The Flavobacterium sp. 123 genome contains a region encoding:
- a CDS encoding response regulator transcription factor, producing MKSFNNNYSFLIADHHAVVRLGIAEMMKESLRSITIYESDTIVDTFKILKETRIDFMILGVNFPETDGVISVVNIKKIQPGIKILIFSDYNKDIYEKRYLNAGASLYINKISGEKEIKLMLKNIIVAGQN from the coding sequence ATGAAATCATTTAATAATAATTATAGTTTTTTAATTGCAGACCATCATGCGGTTGTTAGGCTTGGTATTGCTGAGATGATGAAAGAGTCTTTAAGATCTATAACAATATATGAGTCAGATACAATAGTTGATACTTTCAAAATTTTGAAAGAGACCAGAATAGATTTTATGATTTTAGGTGTCAATTTTCCAGAAACTGACGGTGTTATTAGTGTTGTAAATATTAAAAAAATACAACCAGGAATTAAAATTTTAATATTTAGTGATTACAATAAAGATATTTATGAAAAGCGATACTTAAATGCTGGTGCATCTTTATATATTAATAAAATAAGTGGAGAAAAAGAAATAAAGTTAATGCTAAAGAACATTATTGTAGCAGGGCAAAATTAA
- a CDS encoding S-layer family protein produces the protein MKNYYLTLLFLGVVYCGYGQVGIGTTLPNTSSELDVVSENKGILIPRVSLTSTIDSITITNGNVNSLLVFNTQTIADITPGYYYWYINKWYRIGTTLAETITTLIDNGDGTITYTNESGTPVTINLPVGPQGLIGLTGPAGATGAQGIAGTNGTNGKSVTGSTYDSTTGIVTFTYSDGTTSTTSDLRGATGAAGTNGTNGTNGKSVTGSTYDSTTGIVTFTYSDGTTSTTSDLRGATGVAGTNGTNGTNGKSVTGSTYDSTTGIVTFTYSDGTTSTTSDLRGATGAAGTNGTNGKSVTGSTYDSTTGIVTFTYSDGTTSTTSDLRGATGAAGTNGTNGTNGVDGAVGSQGPIGLTGPAGANGIDGINGTNGVDGAVGPQGPIGLTGSAGANGADGVGGVTTAGTNVTITGVGTVASPYIVNASSPTQTNTTLALDTTTNILTYTNENSDNPTIDLSTLKIEPWLVQTTTDQATLNTQNIYQMGTVAIGKNEVLADVALDVQGAIRVGSNHIGLVGANSAAFGDNVSVYARNSMGIGNQNKIFSDNALIVGRNNLIGVNGNSNAIFGSNNKEYNAGGVWSNNTIFGDNNTMTGEEGGPTLRNNTVFGEKNIITSIGSGARINNNTLFGNNNWSGISSSNSTIFGEYNISDSYNQFIIGKANRNIYGSIFEIGIGTDASNRANALTVIPNGNVGIANEAVNPTEKLDIGSGNVRVRDINTNTGASTDNIVVADATGVLKTVPASKFSKIDYSYVEQETGRKWVDGTPAFEITGHFNTTADFTTINVHDLVPNFVTTDHVMLLEVRLISVGFPGTWNGTSVDIEAVSKISTHVQSFSATTGIMTFGTPGSLAVNHPAGEYYIIIEYVKTYPTANARMSGRAK, from the coding sequence ATGAAAAATTATTACTTAACGCTTCTTTTTTTAGGAGTTGTTTATTGTGGTTATGGACAAGTAGGAATAGGAACTACTTTGCCTAACACATCATCTGAACTTGATGTAGTGTCAGAAAATAAAGGTATTTTAATACCAAGGGTTTCATTAACAAGTACTATAGATTCAATAACTATTACTAATGGTAATGTAAATAGTTTATTGGTATTTAATACACAAACTATTGCTGATATCACACCAGGGTATTATTACTGGTACATCAATAAGTGGTATCGAATAGGAACTACACTTGCAGAAACTATTACAACATTAATTGATAATGGAGACGGGACAATAACTTATACAAATGAAAGTGGTACTCCTGTGACTATTAATTTGCCAGTTGGTCCTCAAGGTCTAATAGGATTAACAGGTCCAGCGGGAGCAACAGGAGCGCAAGGAATAGCAGGAACAAATGGTACAAACGGAAAATCTGTAACAGGTTCAACTTACGATTCAACAACTGGTATAGTTACCTTTACTTATTCTGATGGTACAACTTCTACAACCTCTGACTTAAGAGGAGCAACTGGAGCAGCAGGGACAAACGGAACAAATGGTACAAATGGAAAATCTGTAACAGGTTCAACTTACGATTCGACAACTGGTATAGTTACCTTTACTTATTCTGATGGTACAACTTCTACAACCTCTGACTTAAGAGGAGCAACTGGAGTAGCAGGGACAAACGGAACAAATGGTACAAACGGAAAATCTGTAACAGGTTCAACTTACGACTCAACAACTGGTATAGTTACCTTTACTTATTCCGATGGTACAACTTCTACAACCTCTGACTTAAGAGGGGCAACTGGAGCAGCAGGGACAAACGGAACAAACGGAAAATCTGTAACAGGTTCAACTTACGATTCAACAACTGGTATAGTTACCTTTACTTATTCCGATGGTACAACTTCTACAACCTCTGACCTAAGAGGAGCAACTGGAGCAGCAGGGACAAACGGAACAAATGGTACAAATGGAGTTGATGGTGCAGTTGGTTCACAAGGTCCAATAGGGTTAACAGGTCCAGCAGGAGCAAATGGTATTGATGGAATAAACGGAACTAATGGAGTTGATGGTGCAGTTGGTCCACAAGGTCCAATTGGCTTAACTGGTTCTGCAGGAGCAAATGGTGCCGATGGAGTTGGAGGTGTTACAACAGCAGGTACAAATGTTACTATAACTGGTGTAGGAACCGTGGCAAGTCCTTATATAGTAAATGCAAGCTCACCAACCCAAACTAATACAACACTTGCATTAGATACAACAACAAATATACTTACTTATACTAATGAAAATAGTGATAATCCTACTATAGACTTATCTACTTTAAAAATTGAACCTTGGCTAGTACAAACTACAACAGACCAAGCTACTTTAAATACACAAAATATTTATCAAATGGGTACGGTAGCCATTGGCAAAAATGAAGTTTTAGCTGATGTAGCTTTAGATGTTCAAGGTGCTATACGTGTGGGTTCAAACCATATAGGTTTAGTAGGAGCTAATAGTGCTGCTTTTGGAGATAATGTTAGTGTTTATGCTAGAAATTCTATGGGTATTGGTAATCAGAATAAAATTTTTAGTGACAATGCTTTAATTGTTGGCCGTAACAATCTAATAGGAGTAAACGGAAATTCTAATGCTATTTTTGGTTCAAATAATAAGGAATATAATGCAGGAGGAGTCTGGTCTAACAACACCATTTTTGGTGATAATAACACCATGACAGGCGAAGAAGGAGGCCCAACCTTACGTAACAATACCGTTTTCGGAGAGAAAAATATCATCACATCAATAGGATCTGGTGCACGTATAAACAACAATACACTTTTTGGTAACAACAACTGGTCAGGTATTTCATCAAGTAATTCAACCATTTTTGGCGAATACAATATTTCTGACAGTTATAATCAGTTCATTATTGGTAAGGCAAATAGAAATATCTATGGTTCTATATTTGAAATTGGTATAGGTACTGACGCATCAAATCGTGCGAATGCCCTTACGGTAATTCCAAATGGTAATGTAGGTATTGCTAATGAAGCAGTTAATCCTACTGAAAAATTAGATATTGGTTCTGGTAATGTTCGTGTGCGTGATATCAATACAAACACAGGTGCTTCAACGGATAATATAGTAGTTGCTGATGCAACGGGTGTGTTAAAAACGGTTCCTGCTTCTAAATTTAGTAAAATTGATTACAGTTATGTTGAACAAGAAACAGGTAGAAAATGGGTTGATGGAACTCCTGCTTTTGAAATTACAGGGCATTTTAATACAACAGCTGATTTTACGACAATAAATGTGCACGACCTCGTTCCTAATTTTGTAACTACTGATCACGTTATGTTGTTAGAGGTGCGTTTAATTTCAGTAGGTTTTCCTGGTACTTGGAACGGAACATCAGTTGATATTGAAGCAGTGTCTAAAATTTCTACACATGTACAAAGTTTTAGTGCTACAACAGGTATTATGACCTTTGGTACTCCAGGTTCACTTGCTGTAAATCATCCTGCAGGAGAATATTACATCATTATTGAATATGTGAAAACATATCCTACAGCTAACGCTAGAATGTCAGGGAGAGCTAAATAA
- the catC gene encoding muconolactone Delta-isomerase, which yields MLFHVEMTVKIPHDLDVNLVNELKAKEKAMAQDLQRSGKWVDLWRIVGKFSNISIFKVESPAELHDILSNLPLFPFMEIEVKSLCKHYSSIKEGEL from the coding sequence ATGTTATTCCACGTAGAAATGACCGTTAAAATTCCTCATGATTTAGATGTGAATTTAGTAAACGAATTAAAAGCAAAAGAAAAAGCAATGGCTCAAGATCTTCAACGCAGCGGAAAATGGGTAGACTTATGGAGAATTGTAGGAAAGTTTTCGAACATCAGCATTTTCAAAGTCGAAAGTCCAGCAGAATTACACGACATCTTGAGCAATTTACCACTTTTCCCTTTTATGGAAATCGAAGTGAAATCCTTATGCAAACACTATTCTTCTATTAAAGAAGGGGAATTGTAA
- a CDS encoding OmpA family protein has product MKINTLFYTVFFSLIILQGFAQRAKVASADKQYDQYAYVDAIATYERVAEKGYKDEKMFQKLGNAYYFNAELYKAVKWYDELFIMNKDQESEYYYRYSQCLKSVGDYAKADKMLEEFNKKSGNDKRAKLYMSHKNYLEEIKANSGRYNIENAGINSEFSDYGSSFSGNKLVFTSARDTGGISKKVFKWTNQSFTNLYSSDVKQNGVLGEPTLFSKNINSKFHESTPVFTKDGTTMYFTRNNYLDGKKGKDSKRIVLLKIYKATKRNNKWVNVIALPFNSDEFSVAHPALSPDEKTLYFASDMPGTLGQSDLFKVSINLDGSYGRPENLGATINTEGKETFPFITDDNNELYFSSDGRPGLGGLDIFVAKVEKDNLFKEIHNVGSPVNGPQDDFAFLIDNKSKNGFFTSNRDGGLGYDDIYKFTETKKLTCEQVLAGIITDQETALVLPESKVSLFDEKFQIIKEYISDDKGYYTFEVDCGRTYYVRVEKREYLTKEVPVIIEKITGKTDLSLALEKRTKPIQIGTDLAKTLNIPIIYFDLDKSFIRKDAAFELEKVVAVMKQNPNMYIDVRSHTDSRQTQQYNKELSEKRAKSTIAWMIKQGIESSRLTGKGYGETQLINKCADGISCTEQEHQANRRSEFIIISM; this is encoded by the coding sequence ATGAAAATTAATACTTTATTTTACACTGTTTTTTTTAGCTTAATAATATTACAAGGTTTTGCTCAAAGAGCCAAAGTAGCTTCAGCAGATAAGCAATACGACCAGTATGCTTATGTTGATGCAATAGCCACATATGAGCGAGTTGCCGAGAAAGGGTATAAGGATGAAAAAATGTTTCAAAAGTTAGGAAATGCTTACTATTTTAATGCAGAGTTGTATAAAGCTGTAAAATGGTATGATGAACTTTTTATAATGAATAAAGACCAAGAGTCGGAATATTATTATAGATATTCACAATGTTTAAAATCCGTTGGAGATTATGCAAAAGCAGATAAAATGCTTGAAGAATTTAATAAAAAATCGGGTAATGATAAAAGAGCAAAACTCTATATGAGTCATAAAAACTATCTAGAGGAAATTAAAGCTAATTCTGGTAGATATAATATAGAAAATGCAGGCATTAACTCTGAGTTTTCGGATTATGGGAGCTCATTTTCAGGAAATAAGTTAGTTTTTACTTCAGCAAGGGATACAGGCGGAATTTCTAAAAAAGTATTCAAATGGACTAATCAATCTTTTACCAATTTATATAGTTCAGATGTAAAACAGAATGGAGTATTAGGCGAACCAACGCTATTTAGTAAAAATATAAATTCAAAATTTCATGAATCTACCCCAGTTTTTACAAAAGATGGTACAACCATGTATTTTACTAGAAATAATTATTTAGATGGTAAAAAAGGAAAAGATAGTAAAAGAATAGTTTTATTGAAGATATATAAAGCTACAAAAAGAAATAATAAATGGGTTAATGTTATTGCATTACCATTTAATAGTGATGAATTTAGTGTTGCTCATCCAGCATTAAGTCCAGATGAAAAAACCTTATATTTCGCTTCAGATATGCCAGGAACATTAGGGCAATCAGACTTATTTAAAGTCTCAATTAATTTAGATGGAAGTTATGGTAGACCTGAGAATTTAGGAGCAACAATAAATACAGAAGGAAAAGAGACTTTTCCATTTATTACAGATGACAATAATGAATTATATTTTTCTAGTGATGGTAGACCAGGCCTTGGAGGACTAGATATTTTTGTTGCTAAAGTAGAAAAAGATAATCTTTTTAAAGAAATACATAATGTAGGGTCTCCAGTAAATGGTCCTCAAGATGATTTTGCTTTTTTGATTGACAATAAAAGCAAAAATGGTTTTTTTACTTCAAATAGGGATGGAGGATTAGGATATGACGATATTTATAAATTTACAGAAACTAAAAAACTTACTTGTGAACAAGTTTTAGCGGGAATAATAACTGATCAAGAAACAGCTTTAGTACTACCAGAGTCCAAGGTCAGTCTATTTGATGAAAAGTTTCAAATCATCAAAGAATATATATCGGATGATAAAGGTTACTATACTTTTGAAGTTGACTGTGGAAGAACCTATTATGTAAGAGTTGAAAAGCGAGAATATCTAACAAAAGAAGTCCCCGTAATAATAGAAAAAATTACAGGAAAAACGGATTTATCTTTGGCTTTGGAAAAACGTACAAAACCTATTCAGATTGGGACTGATTTAGCAAAAACACTTAATATTCCTATTATTTATTTTGATTTAGACAAATCATTTATTAGAAAAGATGCCGCTTTTGAGTTAGAAAAAGTAGTCGCTGTAATGAAGCAAAACCCCAATATGTATATTGATGTACGTTCGCATACGGATAGTCGTCAAACGCAACAATATAACAAAGAACTATCAGAAAAAAGAGCAAAATCTACTATAGCATGGATGATTAAACAAGGCATTGAATCTTCACGATTAACAGGAAAAGGTTATGGAGAAACTCAATTAATAAATAAATGTGCTGACGGAATTTCCTGTACAGAACAAGAGCATCAAGCAAATAGACGTAGTGAATTTATTATTATATCAATGTAA
- a CDS encoding aromatic acid/H+ symport family MFS transporter — protein sequence MQKINIHHLIDNAKFNRFHRMVLFWSALIIIFDGYDLVIYGVVLPLLMEKWNLTPLEAGTLGSYALFGMMFGALIFGTLSDKIGRKKAIIICIFLFSGFTFVTGFAETPLQFGILRFLAGLGIGGVMPNVVALMTEYSPKKIRSTLVTIMFSGYSVGGMLSAGLGIVLIPNFGWQSVFYVGLVPILLVPLIIKFLPDSVGFLVKQGRMEESVIILSKIDPTYIPQKGDDLEIGGEKIKGASVAKLFKHKRAASTIMFWIAFFCCLLMVYGLNSWLPKLMNKAGYELGSSLTFLLVLNFGAILGAVGGGWLGDKFNLKTVLISFFAVAAISLSLLGFKNSTLVLYILIAIAGATTIGTQILCYAYVAQYYPINIRSSGIGWASGIGRIGAILGPVLGGTLMSLEMPFEYNFVAFAVPGAIGALAVCFISVKHSHDKKTELEKLQLAKLQAIVAEE from the coding sequence ATGCAAAAAATAAATATTCATCATTTAATTGATAATGCAAAATTCAATAGATTTCATAGGATGGTATTATTCTGGAGTGCATTAATAATCATCTTTGATGGTTATGATTTAGTAATCTACGGTGTAGTCTTGCCTTTACTAATGGAAAAATGGAATTTAACTCCTCTTGAGGCAGGGACTTTAGGTAGTTATGCCCTTTTTGGGATGATGTTTGGAGCACTTATATTTGGAACACTTTCTGATAAAATTGGTAGAAAAAAAGCCATCATTATTTGTATTTTCTTATTTAGCGGATTTACTTTTGTAACTGGTTTTGCAGAAACACCATTGCAATTTGGAATTCTTCGCTTTCTTGCAGGTCTAGGAATTGGAGGGGTTATGCCTAATGTGGTCGCTTTAATGACGGAATATTCACCGAAAAAAATCAGAAGTACATTGGTAACAATTATGTTTAGTGGCTATTCTGTTGGAGGGATGCTTTCAGCAGGTCTGGGAATTGTATTGATTCCTAATTTTGGATGGCAATCTGTATTTTATGTTGGATTAGTACCTATTCTTTTAGTGCCCTTGATTATTAAATTTCTACCCGATTCGGTTGGATTTCTAGTAAAACAAGGTAGAATGGAGGAATCTGTAATCATACTTTCTAAGATTGACCCAACTTATATTCCTCAGAAAGGAGATGATTTAGAGATAGGTGGAGAAAAAATTAAAGGAGCTAGTGTTGCAAAATTATTTAAGCACAAACGTGCAGCGAGTACCATTATGTTTTGGATAGCTTTTTTCTGCTGTCTTCTGATGGTATACGGATTGAATTCTTGGTTGCCAAAATTAATGAATAAAGCGGGTTACGAATTAGGATCCAGTCTTACCTTCTTATTAGTACTCAATTTTGGAGCCATATTAGGAGCAGTTGGAGGCGGATGGCTAGGAGATAAATTCAACTTAAAAACTGTTTTGATTTCGTTTTTTGCTGTAGCTGCAATCTCTTTGAGTTTACTTGGTTTCAAAAATTCTACACTTGTTCTGTATATTTTGATAGCTATAGCAGGAGCAACAACCATTGGAACTCAAATATTATGTTATGCTTATGTAGCGCAATATTATCCAATAAATATTCGCTCTTCGGGAATTGGTTGGGCTTCAGGAATTGGTCGTATAGGTGCAATATTAGGACCAGTTTTGGGAGGAACATTGATGAGTTTAGAGATGCCTTTCGAGTATAATTTTGTTGCTTTTGCAGTTCCAGGAGCTATTGGAGCTTTAGCTGTTTGTTTTATTAGTGTAAAACATAGCCATGACAAAAAAACAGAATTAGAAAAATTACAGTTGGCAAAATTGCAAGCTATTGTTGCTGAAGAGTAA
- a CDS encoding muconate/chloromuconate family cycloisomerase: MNYPIIEKIEAILIDLPTIRPHHLSMTVMKKQTMVIIRLFCSDGIEGIGEATTIGGLSYGEESPESMKLNIDTYFSPLLVGQDATNIHKAMFWIEKNIQGNQIAKSGIETALLDAHGKRLGVSIATLLGGAITDTLPVLWTLASGNTQKDIDEAEHLLAIGRHNIFKLKIGWQAPEIAIAHVAAIKKALGNRAKVTVDVNQAWDESTAKQSIAKLQEAGIDLIEQPIVKENFDGLARLTKMFKVPIMADEALNDITDAYKLAKIRAADVFALKIGKSGGLHNVLKVATIAEAADISLYGGTLLEGTIGSVASAHAFSTLKTMSWGTELFGPLLLTDDIVKTSIEFSNASMKIPQGPGLGLELDLDKLNKYKRK; this comes from the coding sequence ATGAATTATCCTATTATTGAAAAAATTGAGGCCATTCTGATTGATTTGCCAACAATTCGTCCGCATCATCTTTCGATGACGGTGATGAAAAAACAAACTATGGTCATCATACGTCTTTTTTGTAGTGATGGAATAGAAGGTATTGGAGAAGCAACCACCATCGGAGGACTGAGTTATGGCGAAGAATCGCCGGAAAGTATGAAACTCAATATCGACACTTATTTTTCGCCTTTATTAGTAGGACAAGATGCGACGAATATTCACAAAGCCATGTTTTGGATTGAGAAAAATATTCAAGGCAATCAAATTGCAAAATCAGGAATAGAAACTGCATTATTGGATGCACACGGAAAACGATTAGGAGTTTCTATAGCCACATTATTAGGAGGAGCTATAACAGATACTTTACCTGTTTTATGGACTTTAGCGAGTGGTAATACTCAGAAAGATATTGACGAAGCGGAACATTTATTGGCTATTGGAAGACACAATATTTTCAAATTAAAAATTGGCTGGCAAGCTCCTGAAATTGCCATTGCGCATGTTGCGGCTATCAAAAAGGCTTTGGGAAATCGTGCCAAAGTAACGGTTGACGTAAATCAGGCTTGGGATGAAAGTACTGCTAAACAAAGTATTGCTAAACTACAAGAGGCTGGGATTGACTTAATTGAACAACCTATAGTTAAAGAAAATTTTGATGGATTGGCTCGTTTGACAAAAATGTTTAAAGTACCTATCATGGCTGATGAAGCTTTGAATGACATAACCGATGCTTACAAATTAGCCAAAATTAGAGCAGCAGATGTTTTTGCTTTGAAAATTGGAAAATCAGGAGGTTTACATAATGTTTTGAAAGTGGCCACCATTGCGGAAGCTGCCGATATCAGTTTGTATGGAGGGACTTTATTAGAAGGTACAATTGGATCAGTGGCTTCGGCTCATGCTTTTAGTACCTTAAAGACAATGTCTTGGGGAACAGAACTTTTCGGTCCATTATTACTTACGGATGATATTGTAAAAACATCCATCGAATTTTCAAATGCATCGATGAAAATCCCACAAGGACCAGGTTTAGGTTTAGAATTAGATTTAGATAAACTCAATAAATACAAACGTAAATAA
- a CDS encoding AraC family transcriptional regulator gives MRSKLFFKGIYGDNSIDMVRDIIHITPMETTGKRHEWYIKPHAHSDLFQIFVIESGSVELLLNDQSQIVDSVSFFSIPKNISHGLRMHPDMRGWVISLYDKSLENMLKLDSDIINKMDEIHISKLSEDDKLIGDTFLTIHKCIDEYYSDLPGKQHALQYLVGMMLLRLYRVSVTSSAVNVSDNKNKIYYRRFVQLIKEMKSFKVGVEEYATRLNISSGHLNRICKDVSGLSPKDVVINFFIDEAKIYLRNFEMSIAEISYELDIEDPAYFTRLFKKRTELTPKEFRSQLGRK, from the coding sequence ATGAGAAGTAAATTGTTTTTTAAGGGGATTTATGGGGATAACTCTATCGATATGGTAAGGGATATCATTCATATTACCCCAATGGAAACTACTGGTAAACGCCATGAATGGTATATTAAACCGCATGCTCATAGTGATCTTTTTCAAATTTTTGTTATCGAAAGTGGTTCTGTTGAACTATTACTTAATGACCAAAGCCAAATTGTAGATAGTGTTTCTTTTTTTTCCATTCCTAAAAATATCAGTCATGGTTTACGTATGCATCCTGATATGAGAGGTTGGGTGATTTCATTGTATGATAAGTCGCTGGAAAACATGTTAAAATTAGATTCAGATATTATCAATAAAATGGACGAAATTCATATTTCAAAACTGTCTGAAGATGATAAATTAATAGGTGATACTTTTCTTACAATCCATAAATGTATAGACGAATATTATTCTGATTTGCCAGGAAAACAACATGCCTTGCAATATCTAGTAGGAATGATGTTATTGCGTTTGTATCGGGTTTCAGTAACTTCATCGGCTGTCAATGTTTCGGACAATAAGAACAAAATTTACTACAGACGTTTTGTTCAGTTAATAAAGGAAATGAAATCTTTTAAAGTTGGTGTCGAAGAATATGCTACTCGTTTAAACATTTCTAGTGGACATCTCAATAGAATTTGTAAAGATGTTTCTGGCTTATCGCCAAAAGATGTTGTAATTAATTTTTTTATTGACGAAGCCAAAATTTACCTCCGTAATTTCGAAATGTCTATTGCAGAAATCTCATATGAATTAGATATTGAGGATCCAGCATATTTTACCCGCTTATTTAAAAAAAGAACCGAACTCACTCCTAAAGAGTTCAGAAGCCAATTAGGCAGAAAGTAA
- a CDS encoding gliding motility-associated C-terminal domain-containing protein, with translation MKKITKNKSLFTLLLISYIGVAQTVNVGDLYISPGTIMSTVGAMDNKSTGNLFNDGDFYVYSHYNNDGLVSFSSGSTTGITRMRGMFGYQDISGTIPMEWYNGEFYNTKIQPAFHLSNEVSISGTSDFQQGIIDDDNYGGLLVFQNEAEHINVDNDSHVDGKVKKNGNVPFIYPIGDKNLYRFAGISAPEQLLSSFTGKYFYDNSNSLYPHISKSSSIGIINDQEYWTLDKTAGTSDVILTLSWDESTTTPANIIVSPQSDIRIVRWDAAKNLWVDEGGIVDSLNKTVTTPINVSGYNVFTTARIDDSVILPCSTLSVYNAISMNNDGINDYFKIDGLTECSADNTVEIYNRWGVKVFETNNYGSNGNVFKGYSEGRTTISKGQLLPVGTYFYILNIKYKTATNLTQTVKKSGYLYLNN, from the coding sequence ATGAAAAAAATAACTAAAAACAAATCACTATTTACACTATTGCTCATATCGTACATTGGTGTAGCTCAAACAGTTAATGTAGGTGACTTATATATTAGTCCTGGCACAATTATGTCTACAGTAGGAGCAATGGATAATAAGAGTACGGGTAACCTTTTCAACGATGGTGATTTTTATGTCTATAGTCATTATAACAATGACGGTCTTGTAAGTTTTTCTTCGGGTTCTACTACAGGTATTACTCGTATGAGAGGAATGTTTGGTTACCAAGACATATCGGGTACTATACCGATGGAATGGTATAATGGAGAGTTTTATAATACTAAAATACAACCCGCTTTTCACTTATCTAATGAAGTAAGTATCTCTGGAACTTCAGATTTTCAGCAAGGGATTATAGATGATGACAATTATGGGGGACTTTTGGTTTTTCAAAATGAAGCGGAACATATAAATGTAGATAATGATAGTCATGTTGATGGTAAAGTGAAAAAAAATGGAAATGTGCCTTTTATTTACCCAATCGGAGACAAAAATCTATATCGTTTTGCAGGAATTTCAGCACCAGAGCAGTTGTTAAGTAGTTTTACTGGTAAATATTTCTATGATAATTCTAATTCTTTATATCCACATATTAGTAAATCAAGCTCAATAGGTATTATAAATGATCAAGAATATTGGACTTTAGATAAAACAGCAGGTACATCAGATGTAATTCTTACTTTGAGTTGGGACGAATCGACAACAACACCTGCTAATATAATTGTTTCACCACAGAGCGATATACGCATAGTTCGCTGGGACGCTGCCAAAAACCTTTGGGTGGATGAAGGAGGAATAGTTGATAGTTTGAATAAAACTGTAACTACCCCAATAAATGTTTCAGGATATAATGTTTTTACAACAGCTAGAATTGATGACAGCGTGATATTACCATGTAGTACTTTGTCGGTTTATAATGCTATATCAATGAATAATGATGGTATAAATGATTATTTTAAAATAGACGGATTGACAGAATGTTCAGCTGATAATACAGTAGAAATATACAACCGTTGGGGAGTAAAAGTATTTGAGACTAATAATTATGGTTCTAACGGAAATGTGTTCAAAGGATATTCTGAGGGAAGGACTACAATTTCAAAAGGGCAATTACTTCCTGTAGGAACCTACTTTTATATTTTAAATATCAAATATAAAACAGCAACTAATCTTACTCAAACGGTAAAAAAATCAGGGTATTTATATCTTAATAATTAA
- a CDS encoding type IX secretion system membrane protein PorP/SprF encodes MKKIIVVFAFLCLSLISYAQQDSQFTQYMYNTINVNPAYAGSRESMNIFALHRTQWVGLDGAPVTNTASINTPINGSNVGLGVSIVNDKIGPSDENNIAVDFSYTIHTSDTYKLSFGLKATANLLNIDFTKLNKDDMNDYNFDTNIDNKFSPNIGVGFYLHSDNTYIGISAPNLLETKHFDRYAGTGSNSHIASEKIHYYLIAGHVFDLSSEVKFKPSILTKVVQGAPLQLDISGNFLINEKFVAGLAYRWSAAVSAMVGFQATDSWFIGYGYDLETTRLANYNSGSHEIFLRYELFKKYDKIISPRFF; translated from the coding sequence ATGAAAAAAATAATAGTAGTATTTGCTTTTCTCTGTTTGAGCTTAATTAGTTATGCACAACAAGACTCGCAGTTTACACAATATATGTATAACACGATTAATGTAAATCCAGCATATGCTGGGTCTAGAGAGTCTATGAATATTTTTGCTTTGCATCGTACACAATGGGTTGGTTTAGATGGAGCTCCTGTAACGAATACGGCATCAATCAATACTCCAATTAACGGTAGCAATGTAGGATTAGGGGTTTCTATAGTGAATGATAAAATAGGACCATCGGATGAAAATAATATAGCTGTAGATTTTTCCTATACCATTCACACATCAGACACTTATAAATTGTCTTTTGGATTAAAAGCAACTGCTAATCTTTTGAATATTGATTTTACGAAGTTGAATAAAGACGATATGAATGATTATAATTTTGACACAAATATTGATAATAAGTTTTCTCCGAATATAGGTGTTGGATTTTATTTACATTCTGATAACACCTATATCGGAATATCTGCCCCTAATTTATTGGAAACAAAACATTTTGACCGATATGCAGGCACAGGCTCAAATAGTCATATAGCAAGCGAAAAAATTCATTATTATTTAATCGCAGGTCATGTATTTGATTTGAGTTCAGAAGTTAAATTCAAACCATCAATACTTACTAAGGTAGTTCAAGGAGCTCCATTGCAACTGGATATATCAGGAAACTTCTTGATAAACGAGAAGTTTGTAGCTGGATTAGCTTATAGATGGAGTGCAGCTGTAAGTGCAATGGTTGGTTTTCAAGCCACAGACTCTTGGTTTATTGGATATGGATATGATTTAGAAACAACAAGACTAGCAAATTACAATTCAGGTTCCCACGAGATATTTTTACGTTATGAATTGTTTAAAAAATACGATAAAATTATATCCCCAAGATTCTTTTAA